ATCATACTTACAGGCTCATTTATAATTAAAACCAATTCACTATCCACAACAGTAGATTGAACTGTTAGGTTAACTTTTGAGTTACTGTTAACTCCCAATGTTGGATTATAGCGGTATGTAAAAGTTAAGGGAGTACCTATCTCTATGGTCCCGGCCGGATCTTCAAATTGACGGAAACTGAAAACAAAATCAACATTGTCGGATCCATTTCCCGGATCATCATTATAAAAATGATTTCCCATCGGAGTGGTTTCTCCAACTCCAATAGCAAGAGCAGATTCAGTAGATGGAGGCACAGTCTCTCCAACTACCAAATTATTATAGCATAATCCATAACACAATTGCTCAAACTCCCCATTTGTGGAATTAGACTCGTCAACATATTCTATTCTGGTATATATTTCCTCGGATGGATTATCATTGGTCACATAAAATTCATATTCTGCATCCAGAAATTCCACTGACCCAAATTCTTTAACATCGCCATCATTAAGGACATTTCCCGCTCTGTCTGTAACGGTAAATTGAGCATTTGCCAAAGCTACCGAACCGAGCACACTCAAAAAAAGTAATTTAAATTTCATAATTTTTTTAGTTTTTAGGATTATTTGAAATATTTACTAAGCAGAGCAAAAGTAAACATAATAATTAAAAAAACTTTGCTAGGGATACTTTCTATTTCAGACTTTTAACGTTTTTGATTGATTTTTAAAAAAATTCTAGTCCTAACCCACCTTTTTTAGAAAATATGTTTTTTGCACCTTCTTATGCTTTTAATGAAAAAAATCATAAAAAAAATTAATATCTGATCTTTTTTATTATAGTGAATGCCTCATTTTAACAATAAAATCCTATATTTTTATTTTCAAAGATTATTTTAATAATATTTTATCAATTATATTTGTAGCTAAACTTATATCAAACAACTATTTAAAATAAAAAATATGTTTAAAAAACTACCCCTCAGTTTGGTTGTTGCCTTATTTGCTATTTCATCATATGGGCAAACAATTGTTTCAACTTCTCCCGAAAACAAAAATGTTGTTCTTGAAGAATTTACAGGAATAAACTGTGTTTTTTGTCCTCAAGGGCACGCAATTGCAAAAGCAATACAGGATGCCCATCCAGATGATGTATCTTTAATTAATATTCACGTCGGTGGTTTTGCTACTCCCAGCGGAAACCAGCCCGACTTTAGAACCCCTTACGGTTCTGCCATAGTTGGACAAACAGGCTTGACAGGATACCCTGGCGGGACTGTAAACCGCCATGTATTCCCGGGTCGCGGAATGAGCCCAGGAGGTACCGCAATGGGCAGAGGCAGTTGGACAGTATCTTCCAATGAAACACTAGCCTTAGGCTCTGAAGTGAATGTAGCCGTGGAAGCTGAAATAGACGTTAACACCAATGTTATAACAATTCACGTGGAAGCTTATTATACGGGAAATAGTCCCGAACCTACTAACAAGTTAAATGTGGCTTTGCTACAAAACAATACCAAAGGCCCTCAAACCGGAGGTGGTCAAGGCAACAATTACAACCACATGCACCGATTAGTAGAAATGATAACAGGACAATGGGGCGAAGACATTAATACAACAACTTCAGGCACTTTTGTGGATCGCACCTATACCTATACCATTCCGCCAGATTACAACGGAGTACCGACAGATATTGCAGAGATGGAAGTAGTAGCTTACATTGCTAATAACACACAGGAAATACCTAGCGGAAGTCGTGCAAACCCTACCTACGCTGGTATTACAAATGATGATGATGCCAACTTAAGATATATAGTTGAACTCCCAAATACATGTAAAAACACCATAACGCCAGAAGTAAACATCCAAAACATGGGGCAAAACACAATTACTTCTTTAGATATCGAATATGTGATTAATGGGGATGTTCATAACTACACATGGACCGGAAGTCTTGAAACCCTTCAAAATGAAACTATCGAGCTTCCCGAAGTATCATATAACCTACAAGGAAACAATACGCTAGTAGTGAGTCTTCCTAATGATGATGACAACGCCAATAATGAAGCTACGGCATCTTTTAATGAAGCCGTTGAAGGAACCGGAATTGTAAACATGGTCTTAAATACAGATGGATATGGAAGTGAAGTAAGATGGTATTTAAGAGACGGAGCAGGAGATATAGTTGACTTTGGCGGACCTTACGGAAACAACCAAACCATAAATGAAACTTTTACATTAGACGTAGATTGCTATTCTTTTGAAATACGTGATACCTACGGTGACGGCGGTGGCTCAGTAACTTTAACAGATCACCATGGAAACCTTATATATTACACTGATGGAGATTATGGCTCAGGTGAAACTATTCAATTCTCGAGTAATGGTGTTTTAGGAGTAAATGACAATCAAGTAAGCAGCATTGCTTTATATCCAAACCCAGCAAGCACAATCTTAAATCTTAAAAATGCTGAGAATGCAGATATTCAAATATTTGATATCCTTGGAAAACTTATTCTTTCGCAAACTAATATTTCTAGAGATGCGCAAGTAAACGTTTCAAGTCTTGAAAACGGAACTTACTTTATGAAAATCGCTAAGGATAATGCGGTAATTACAAAAAGATTCTTGGTTACCAAATAAATGCATTTTTATTAAACTTCTTGGAAACCCCGACTCGTTCGGGGTTTTTTTATTACTTTAATTGAAAATCATATTATGGAATATTCAATAAAAAATGAAAGAACCGTTTTTGATGACCATTATAAAATGGTCAAAGCCGAAGTGATTTATGACACCTTTGACGGCAATAAAATAAATACCGAAAGATTGGCCTTTGAAAGAGGCGATTCTGTAGCCATTCTAATTTATGAAAAAGAAACAAAGAGTATTTTAGCAACCAATCAATTTCGGTATCCAACCTGCAAACATACCGAAGGGTGGCTGCTTGAAATTCCGGCTGGATCCTTGGAAGAAAATGAAAAACCAGATGACTGCATTCAACGTGAAGTAATGGAAGAGTTAGGATATAAGCTAACTAGCATAAATCTGATATATACATTTTACACTTCTCCCGGTGCTTCAACCGAGCGCATTTTTTTATACTATTCTGAAATATCCATTAAAGACAAAATTGAAAAAGGTGGAGGAAATTCACAGGAAAATGAAGATATTCAATTGGTGAAAATCCCCGTGTCCGAAATACCTTCAAAAATTATGGAAGTAAAGGACGCAAAAACTATCCTTGCGCTCCAATGGTATGTATTAAAAAACTGTTCTTAAGTTATCAGCATCAGGCTCTCATCCCTTAAATTTTAAAGGAAGGTGCACTACGCTTTTTGTCTCAAAAAAATCTTCTTCAAAATAATCGTATAAAGGAAAAACTGTAGATTTTGGATAATACTTTAATTCTTCGGCCAAGTCACCCCCCTTTAAATATAAAATTCCATTTTTTCGTTCGTGCAAGCTTTTTTTTGCGATTTTGCCGGCTACCCAATGTACAAAGGTTTCCATTTGGGCAACGGCACGGCTTACAATAAAATCATATTTCCCGGAAACGGTTTCTACGCGTGCATTTGTTGTTTTTACATTTTGCAGTTGCAAGCCGGAAACTACCTCTTCTACAACCTTTATCTTTTTTCCGATACTATCGACCAAATGAAATTGCACCTCCGGAAATAAAATTGCCAGTGGAATACCCGGAAAACCACCGCCTGTGCCTACATCTAATATTCGCGAACCGGGAAGAAACGGTTGTACCTTTGCAATTCCCAAAGAATGAAGAACGTGCCGAAGGTAAAGTTCCTCAATATCCTTTCTGGAAACTACGTTTATTTTTAAATTCCAGTCCTCATAAAGCTCCTGAAGTTTTTTAAATTGAGCTAACTGTGTATCCGTTATTTCCGGAAAATATTTTAATATGAGTTCCATAATTATATTTAAGAGGCAAAAGTATGTTATCTTTGGGAAAATTATGATTTTGTACCTCGAGATTTCCGCAAAAGATAATTATTTTTGTGGCTTTCATTGTAACAATTTCCCGTTAAAAATTTCATTTTGTCATATACACATTTAAATTTCTCCCGAGTTGATAGCGCTAAATTTTTCAGAACGCTGAACAGGCGCGTTAACGATTATTTTAAGGATAACAACATAGCACGCACCGGAAACTGGAAACTGCACTTGAAAACAATCATTATGTTTTCGCTCTATCTAACACCGTACTTCCTGCTTCTTACACTTGATTTTCCTGGCTGGGCACAATTGCTTTTTACCATTATTATGGGCGTGGGCATGGCTGGCGTGGGCATGAATGTAATGCACGATGCAAACCACGGATCCTATTCATCAAAAAAATGGGTGAATAAAATTATGGGCGGAAGCATGTATATTCTTGCCGGAAACGTATATAACTGGCAGGTACAGCACAATGTACTGCACCACACTTACACCAATATCCACGGCCACGACGAAGATCTGGAAGCAGGAAGAATACTTCGATTTTCAAAACATTCTAAGTGGCACAGATTCCATAAATTCCAACACTGGTACAGTCTCTTTTTCTACGGCCTATTAACTTTTAATTGGGTCTTGACCACCGATTTTTTTCAGACAAAAAGATACTTGGCCCGTAAACTTTCCTATGGAAAACTGCCAAAACCGGTTACACAGTGGAGTATTTTGGTCATTACCAAAATAATTTACGTATCCCTTTGGATCGTTATACCCATTCTCTTTTTTAATATTGTCTGGTGGAAAATTCTTTTGGGATTCTTCATTATGCACTATGTTGCAGGCTTAATATTGAGCATTGTTTTTCAACTCGCACATGTAGTAAATTCTACAGATATAATGTTGCCGGACGAAAGCGGAACGATGAAAAACACTTGGGCGATCCACCAGCTATTTACTACAGTAAACTTTTCAACAAACAATAAAATTGTAAATTGGTACACCGGTGGCTTGAACCATCAAGTAGAGCATCATATTTTTCCGAATATAAGCCACATACATTACAAGAATATTTCTAAAATTGTAAAAAGCACTACCAAAGAGTTCAATTTACCCTACAAAGAATATAAAACCACCCGCAAGGCTATTATTGCACATTTTAGGCATTTAAAAGAAATGGGGCTAAAGCCTGCCGTATCCGTTTAAATATTATGGACAACAGACTTTCAAAACGCGTGAACGAGATGGCCACCTCGGCCACATTGGCAATGGCCGCCAAAACAAGAGAATTAAAAGAACAGGGCATAGATATAATTGGGTTAAGTTTGGGAGAGCCAGATTTTCCTGTGCCAGATTTTATTAAGGATGCAGCTATTCAAGCCATTCAAGACAATTACCATTCCTATACACCCGTTGATGGTTATGGCGATCTAAAAAAGGCTATCATTACCAAGTTTAAAAGAGACAATCATTTAGAATATAAGCCATCACAAATTGTGGTTTCCTCTGGAGCCAAGCAGTCATTGGCAAATTTGACAATGGTTTTATTGGATGATGGCGATGAGGTTTTGTTACCAGCACCATATTGGGTAAGCTATGCAGACCAATGTAAAGTTGCCGGTGGTATTCCAAAAGAAATACCTACTTCTATTGAAACCGATTTCAAGGTAACTGCCGAGGCTTTGGAAGCCGCCATTACACCAAAAACAAAACTTATTATTTATAGTTCCCCATGCAATCCAAGTGGCTCTGTTTACAGCAAAAAAGAGCTACGCAAATTGGCCGATGTTTTGGTAAAATATCCAGATGTTATCGTTATCAGTGATGAAATTTATGAACACATAAACTTCAGTGGGGGCCATGCCTCGATGGCAGAATTTGATGATATGTATGACCGTACCGTAGTTGTAAACGGTGTTTCCAAAGCATTTTCCATGACAGGTTGGCGCATTGGCTACATCGGTGGGCCAGAGTGGATCGCAAAAGCCTGCAATAAGATGCAAGGACAAGTTACCAGCGGTGCCAATTGTATTGCACAAAGAGCCACAATCACAGCCTTGGAAAATCCACCAAGCAAGATTCAATTTATGGTAGACGCCTTTAAGGAAAGAAGAAAATTAATTTTGAATTTGCTTTCTGAAATTGAAGGCTTTAAAACAAACCAGCCTGAGGGTGCTTTTTATGTGTTTCCCGATATTTCCTATTTCTTTGGAAAAACCCTGCGCGGAAAAAACATAAACACGGCTTCTGATTTTTCTCTTTATCTTTTGGAGGAGGCCAAAGTAGCAACCGTAACAGGCGAAGCCTTTGGCGACCCAAATTGCATACGTCTTTCTTATGCAGCTTCTGAAACGGAAATAAAAGAAGCCATGCGACGGATTAAGGAAGCCTTAGCGTAACTTGTAGTAGAAACGGGATTGATAAAAATTAATCAATCCCTTTTTTATTTTCAATTTATCAGTACTTTAGACTATTATTTTTTTTAATTTAATCCCAATCATTAACAATGAAAACTAAAATTACCTTAATTCTATTTTTCTTAGTAATTGTCTTTCAAGTACAAGCTCAGGAAAAAACAAATGCTACATACGTTGGTACTATAGGATCGATGGTACATGTACCATCAATAGCTTCCCAAACAAATTTACCGCCTGCGAGGGTAAAAGAACAAGTGATGCAAGATGGAAGAGCTTCAAAAAACTTGATTGTTCCTGGAAAAGACCCCCAGATAGAAGATGATTATTTCAAGAGAAATCCAGACAAGATGGAGCAAGTACTTAGTGGAAGAGCCCCTACCTTGGTTTTTGATGCTGCAGAGTCAAGCTCACAGCCTACCGACCCCTCGATTGGTGTTGGCCCAAATCATGCGGTGGTAGTATTCAATACCGGTTTCAGAATATTTGACAAAAGTGGAAATCCGCTTACAGGACAAATCTCTCCAAATCCAACAATTTTTCCAAACGGAGGTTGCTGCGACCTTACCATTTCATATGATAATGCTGCTGATAGATTTGTAATGACCTTTTTAGGCAATGGTGCACAAATTGCTGTTTCTGATGGTCCAGATCCAGTGAATGACGGCTGGTATGTTTATACTATTCCTCAAATTAATGATTACCAAAAACTTTCTGTATGGAGCGATGGGTATTATATGACTGACAATACTACGGCAACCAATAGAATTTATGCAATGGAACGCACAAAAATGATTGCGGGCGACCCTTCTGCCCAAATAATTGGTTTTCCATTGCCGGGTATTGTAACCAGTGGTTTCTATAGCCCCCAAGCTTTAAATGTAAGCAATAATAATCTTCCTGCCGCTGGAGGCTTACCTATTATATATTTACAAGATGATGCTTGGTCGGGAGTTTCCCAAGATCACATAAAAATATGGACTGTAGACGTAAATTGGGCCAGCCCAGGAAGTTCAACAATATCTGCCCCTGTAGAGCTAACCACTACTCCATTTATTTCAGTTTTTGATGGCGGAAGTTTTTCAAACTTGACCCAGCCAGGTGGTGGCTCTGATATAGATGCATTACAAGCCACCATAATGAATCAGGCCCAATTCAGAAAATTTTCAGACCACAATTCCGCTTTATTCAACTTTGTGGTTGATACGGATGCTTCCGGAGGTGAACTTGCAGGCGTTCGTTGGTTTGAGCTTCGCCAATCTGCAGATGGACAGCCTTGGTCTATTTATCAAGAAGGTACATATACATCACCTGAAGGAAAACACGCTTGGCATGCAAGTATGATAATGGATGTTCAAGGGAATATTGGTATGGGTTATACCGCAATGGCAGGCCCTACGACCCCAAATCCTAATTCAAAGAGAGTTAGTTCCTACTATACAGGACGTTATGCAAACGACCCATTAAATACAATGACTATTGCTGAAGAATTGATCGCTGCAGGAAACCAAAATATTCCTAGCTTTCGCTATGGTGACTATAGTAAAATCGATTTGGACCCTGCTAATGACAAACAATTTTGGTTCATTAATGAATATATGAACAATGGAAGAAAAGATGTGGTAGGTGTATTCCAAATTGCCCCAAACTTCAATAACGATGTTGGAGTTGTTAGTATTGACTCACCAATAACCGGAACCCTTTCAAACAGTGAAACAGTTACCGTTACCATTTTTAACTACGGGCAAAACAGTGCTTCAAACTTTCCTGTAACCTTCCAGGTAGATGGAGGGGCTGTAATTTCAGAAAATTTTACCGGAACAATAGCTTCTGCTGCAACAGCTCAATATACCTTTACAGCTACTGCAAACCTAGGTACTGTAGGGCAAACCTATTCCATTACTTCTGAAACCAACTTGAGTGGTGATCAAGACACATCTAACGATGGTCGCACAAAAATGGTTACTTATCTGCAACCAAATGATATTGGCGTAAGCGCAATTACAGCACCAGTTTCAGGAACTGACTTAACAGCTGCAGAAAATATTGTAGTTACCATTAATAACTTTGGAGGCGAGCCAAAATCAAATTTTGATGTATCGTACAACTTAGACGGAACTATAGTTACAGAAGTAGTTGCCGGTCCTTTAGCAGGAAATTCATCAACCTCATATACTTTTACTCAAACTGGAGATTTTTCTGCACTCGGCACTTATAATCTTAGCGCTTATACTTCCTTACCCGGTGACAGCGATACTTCAAATGATGAAACTTCAGTTGTTATAACAAAGCAAAACTGTCAACCAACAGCCGATTGTACCTTGGGAGATGGCTTTCGATTATTCAGCGTAACCGATATAAACAATCCATCTGCGTGCGAAGGCTATGGTGATTTCACAAATCTTGTTGCCCAAATGGAAGTGGACTCTACCAACGAGCTTACCGTTACTACCGGATATGGTAACCAGTATATTGTAGTTTGGGTAGATTTTAACGATGATTTTGTTTTCACTCCTAATGAAAAAGTAGTTAATAATTACGTAGTAGCTCCCGGTCAAGGTAGCGGAACCTATACAGAAACCATGGATTTGATAATTCCAGCTGGAGCTACAGAAGGACAACACCTTATGCGCGCCAAATCCAATTGGAATAATCCCGTTCCAGAAGATGCTTGTGAGGAAACAACGTACGGTGAAACCGAAGATTATACTGCACAGATTGGAAACTTAGTAGGCATAGATGAAAATATTTTTGACGAAAATGGCTTAACCGTTTTATCGTTGGATAATAACAATTTCGACATAACATTGAAAACAGTAAATTATTCAGGGGCTTTGAACCTCTCTGTTCACAATACGCTGGGGCAAAGATTACTATTCAAAAAACTTGAAAACGACGGTAACGGTTACAGTTATAAATTGGATATGAGCTATGTCGCAAAAGGTATTTATCTAATTCGTGTTGGAAACAAAAAAGACGGAAGAGTTAAACGAATTATCGTAAAATAATTTTAACACATTTTAAATCTTAAAGAACCCAAAGCACAAATTCTGCTTTGGGTTTTTTCATGCTTCCAATTGCTGTATTTTTACAAAAAAACTTACAATGGCTAAAATTTTATTATTGGGAAGCGGAGAACTGGGTAAAGAATTTACCATTGCCGCAAAAAGAATCGGACAAACGGTAATAGCGGTTGATAGCTATGAGAATGCCCCCGCCGCCCAAATAGCAGATATGACAGAAGTAATAAATATGCTCGACGGGCATGCCTTGGATGCAATCGTGGAAAAATACAAACCAGACTACATTGTTCCAGAAATTGAAGCCATACGCACCGAACGCTTCTACGAATATGAAAAACAGGGCTACACCGTAATCCCTTCCGCAAAAGCGGCAAATTTTACTATGAACCGTAAAGCCATTCGTGATTTGGCTGCAAAAGAGTTGGGCTTAAAAACCGCCGAATACCGTTACGCAACCTCTGTTGAAAGCCTTAAGAAAGCAGTTTTGGAAATTGGTATTCCCTGCGTTATAAAACCATTGATGTCTTCCAGCGGAAAAGGCCAAAGCATCATAAAAACTGAGGCAGACGTTAAAAATGCTTGGAACTATTCACAAGCTGGTTCCCGCGGCGATGTTGCTGAAGTAATCGTGGAAGCCTTTATAAATTTCAATTACGAAATCACACTTTTAACCGTTACCCAACAAAATGGAAAAACACTTTTTTGTCCACCTATAGGCCATCGGCAGGAACGGGGGGATTATATGGAAAGCTGGCAACCCGCAACTATGGAAAATTCAGCTTTAAATGAAGCACAACAAATGGCCGAAAAGGTTACCACTGCCCTAAGCGGTTGCGGTATTTGGGGCGTGGAGTTTTTTGTTGCAGATGATGGGGTGTATTTTTCAGAACTTTCACCACGACCGCACGATACAGGGATGGTAACTTTAGCCAAAACCCAAAACTTCAATGAATTTGAACTGCATCTTCGCGCAGTTTTGGGACTTCCAATTACTGAAATTACACAGGAGCGCATTGGGGCAAGTGCGGTTATTTTAGCTTCGGAAAATTCACAAAATCCAACATTTGAAGGTTTGGAAACTGTGGCTGCTTCCCCGAAAACGGATTTCAGAATATTCGGAAAACCCACCTCGCGACCCTACAGGAGAATGGGAGTGGTTTTAACCTATGACGCGCTTAACGGAAATATTTCAGAAGTAACGGAAAAGGCAAAAAAGCTAGCGAGTGAAGTAAAAGTAATTTCAAAATAAACCGAAACAATAATTCTTAACTCAAATTATCTGTTTCTCCAGAAAAAGGGAGTTAACAGAATTAGCACGGTAAACAGTTCCAATCTACCAATAAGCATCAAAAAACTGGACCACCACTTTGCCGCATCGGGCAGATATGCATAATTATCTACCGGTCCAAGATCGCCAAGTGCTGGACCTACATTTCCTAAGGTTGAAGCGGCTCCTCCGAGTGCGGTTTTGAAATCCAATCCTATCCAAGAAAAAACCAAGGTTCCTATAATAAATGAAAGCATATATAAAATAAAGAAGCCAAGAATGTTAAATACAATAGGTTGCGGGACAGCTTTTCTGTTATACCGAACAGGTAAAATGGCGTGTGGGTGCAACGTTCTTTTAAATTCAAGAACGCCATTTTTGATCATTATTAGATGGCGCATTACCTTTATTCCTCCGGCGGTGGAACCCGCACAGCCTCCCAAAAACATCATCCCGAAAAAGAAAATTGTCAAAAATGGTGTCCACATGGTATAATCAGCGCTTACAAAACCTGTGGTTGTAATAATTGTAAGTACTTGGAAAAGTGCATGCCGAAAAGCACTCTCAAATTGCCCCCAAACCATTGGGTGTGCAATTCCTGAAAGCGTCACGTCTGCTTCAAAATAAATTAATAAAGCTGCCACAATGGTAAGCCCAATTATAAAGGCTGAATACATTTTAAACTCTTCATCCTGAAAAATCTTCTGAAATTTCCTTTTAAAGGCAAAATAACTTAATACAAAATTGCTTCCCGCCAAAAACATGAATACAATGATAATATATTGAACCACAGGATTGTCATTCCAATAAGCCACACTCGCATTTTTGGTGGAAAACCCCCCTGTGCTCAATGTTGCCAATGAATGATTTATAGCATCAAAAAAGCTCATTCCGGCAATTTTCAACAAAATTGTTTCGGCTAACGTGTAGCCTACATATATAAGCCATAATCTTTTTGCTGTATCTGTAATCCTAGGATGGAGTTTATCGCCTCCCGGTCCTGGAGCTTCAGCTGCGAAAAGCTGCATACCTCCTATTCCCAGTAAGGGCAATATGGCAATAGCCAAAACAATTATACCCATACCCCCAATCCAATGGGTTATACTTCGCCAAAAGAGTACCCCGCGGGGAATGATTTCTATATCGGTTAAAATGGAAGCGCCTGTGGTGGTATAGCCGCTCATTGTCTCAAAAAAAGCATTGGTAAAACTGGGGATTGCCCCCGTAAATATATACGGCAAAGTACCAATGAGCGCCATAAATATCCACCCAAAAGTAACTATTATGTATCCTTCCCGCTTTTGGATTTCTTTCCGGTGGTTTTTTGTAAAGATCATTCCAATTCCACCTATTCCCAAAGCAACCGTACCCGCTAAAAGCATTTGTGTGAGGACACCATCTTCATAATACCAACTAACTATGGAAGACAACAACATAAAACCCCCATTAACTATGAGCAAAAGGCCCATGAGGTGTAAAATGATTCTATAGTTAAGTTTTGTAAGTGAATTCATTATATGAAAAGTTTTTCCACTTTTCCAATGGATTGCGGAAGACAGCAAACCACTACTCTATCGCCACTTTTAATTTCAAAATCGCCCAATGCAATAATTCCTTCTCCATTTCTTACTACCCCGCCAATGATTGCAGAAGCAGGAAAATCAAGATCCTTTATCTTTTTATTGCAAACTTTGGAATGCGAGTAAACCACAAACTCCAAAAGTTCGGCATTCATGTTGTTCAACTTTGTAATTGCCACAACTTCTCCTTTGCGTACG
The Aequorivita iocasae genome window above contains:
- a CDS encoding T9SS type A sorting domain-containing protein is translated as MKFKLLFLSVLGSVALANAQFTVTDRAGNVLNDGDVKEFGSVEFLDAEYEFYVTNDNPSEEIYTRIEYVDESNSTNGEFEQLCYGLCYNNLVVGETVPPSTESALAIGVGETTPMGNHFYNDDPGNGSDNVDFVFSFRQFEDPAGTIEIGTPLTFTYRYNPTLGVNSNSKVNLTVQSTVVDSELVLIINEPVSMMLYDIQGRVVKQMQLATGRQTVNVSDLNPQTYIVQFKNEKGAAQTTKILVQ
- a CDS encoding T9SS type A sorting domain-containing protein; this translates as MFKKLPLSLVVALFAISSYGQTIVSTSPENKNVVLEEFTGINCVFCPQGHAIAKAIQDAHPDDVSLINIHVGGFATPSGNQPDFRTPYGSAIVGQTGLTGYPGGTVNRHVFPGRGMSPGGTAMGRGSWTVSSNETLALGSEVNVAVEAEIDVNTNVITIHVEAYYTGNSPEPTNKLNVALLQNNTKGPQTGGGQGNNYNHMHRLVEMITGQWGEDINTTTSGTFVDRTYTYTIPPDYNGVPTDIAEMEVVAYIANNTQEIPSGSRANPTYAGITNDDDANLRYIVELPNTCKNTITPEVNIQNMGQNTITSLDIEYVINGDVHNYTWTGSLETLQNETIELPEVSYNLQGNNTLVVSLPNDDDNANNEATASFNEAVEGTGIVNMVLNTDGYGSEVRWYLRDGAGDIVDFGGPYGNNQTINETFTLDVDCYSFEIRDTYGDGGGSVTLTDHHGNLIYYTDGDYGSGETIQFSSNGVLGVNDNQVSSIALYPNPASTILNLKNAENADIQIFDILGKLILSQTNISRDAQVNVSSLENGTYFMKIAKDNAVITKRFLVTK
- a CDS encoding NUDIX domain-containing protein, whose amino-acid sequence is MEYSIKNERTVFDDHYKMVKAEVIYDTFDGNKINTERLAFERGDSVAILIYEKETKSILATNQFRYPTCKHTEGWLLEIPAGSLEENEKPDDCIQREVMEELGYKLTSINLIYTFYTSPGASTERIFLYYSEISIKDKIEKGGGNSQENEDIQLVKIPVSEIPSKIMEVKDAKTILALQWYVLKNCS
- the rsmG gene encoding 16S rRNA (guanine(527)-N(7))-methyltransferase RsmG, with product MELILKYFPEITDTQLAQFKKLQELYEDWNLKINVVSRKDIEELYLRHVLHSLGIAKVQPFLPGSRILDVGTGGGFPGIPLAILFPEVQFHLVDSIGKKIKVVEEVVSGLQLQNVKTTNARVETVSGKYDFIVSRAVAQMETFVHWVAGKIAKKSLHERKNGILYLKGGDLAEELKYYPKSTVFPLYDYFEEDFFETKSVVHLPLKFKG
- a CDS encoding fatty acid desaturase family protein, with the translated sequence MSYTHLNFSRVDSAKFFRTLNRRVNDYFKDNNIARTGNWKLHLKTIIMFSLYLTPYFLLLTLDFPGWAQLLFTIIMGVGMAGVGMNVMHDANHGSYSSKKWVNKIMGGSMYILAGNVYNWQVQHNVLHHTYTNIHGHDEDLEAGRILRFSKHSKWHRFHKFQHWYSLFFYGLLTFNWVLTTDFFQTKRYLARKLSYGKLPKPVTQWSILVITKIIYVSLWIVIPILFFNIVWWKILLGFFIMHYVAGLILSIVFQLAHVVNSTDIMLPDESGTMKNTWAIHQLFTTVNFSTNNKIVNWYTGGLNHQVEHHIFPNISHIHYKNISKIVKSTTKEFNLPYKEYKTTRKAIIAHFRHLKEMGLKPAVSV
- a CDS encoding pyridoxal phosphate-dependent aminotransferase; the protein is MDNRLSKRVNEMATSATLAMAAKTRELKEQGIDIIGLSLGEPDFPVPDFIKDAAIQAIQDNYHSYTPVDGYGDLKKAIITKFKRDNHLEYKPSQIVVSSGAKQSLANLTMVLLDDGDEVLLPAPYWVSYADQCKVAGGIPKEIPTSIETDFKVTAEALEAAITPKTKLIIYSSPCNPSGSVYSKKELRKLADVLVKYPDVIVISDEIYEHINFSGGHASMAEFDDMYDRTVVVNGVSKAFSMTGWRIGYIGGPEWIAKACNKMQGQVTSGANCIAQRATITALENPPSKIQFMVDAFKERRKLILNLLSEIEGFKTNQPEGAFYVFPDISYFFGKTLRGKNINTASDFSLYLLEEAKVATVTGEAFGDPNCIRLSYAASETEIKEAMRRIKEALA
- a CDS encoding GEVED domain-containing protein — protein: MKTKITLILFFLVIVFQVQAQEKTNATYVGTIGSMVHVPSIASQTNLPPARVKEQVMQDGRASKNLIVPGKDPQIEDDYFKRNPDKMEQVLSGRAPTLVFDAAESSSQPTDPSIGVGPNHAVVVFNTGFRIFDKSGNPLTGQISPNPTIFPNGGCCDLTISYDNAADRFVMTFLGNGAQIAVSDGPDPVNDGWYVYTIPQINDYQKLSVWSDGYYMTDNTTATNRIYAMERTKMIAGDPSAQIIGFPLPGIVTSGFYSPQALNVSNNNLPAAGGLPIIYLQDDAWSGVSQDHIKIWTVDVNWASPGSSTISAPVELTTTPFISVFDGGSFSNLTQPGGGSDIDALQATIMNQAQFRKFSDHNSALFNFVVDTDASGGELAGVRWFELRQSADGQPWSIYQEGTYTSPEGKHAWHASMIMDVQGNIGMGYTAMAGPTTPNPNSKRVSSYYTGRYANDPLNTMTIAEELIAAGNQNIPSFRYGDYSKIDLDPANDKQFWFINEYMNNGRKDVVGVFQIAPNFNNDVGVVSIDSPITGTLSNSETVTVTIFNYGQNSASNFPVTFQVDGGAVISENFTGTIASAATAQYTFTATANLGTVGQTYSITSETNLSGDQDTSNDGRTKMVTYLQPNDIGVSAITAPVSGTDLTAAENIVVTINNFGGEPKSNFDVSYNLDGTIVTEVVAGPLAGNSSTSYTFTQTGDFSALGTYNLSAYTSLPGDSDTSNDETSVVITKQNCQPTADCTLGDGFRLFSVTDINNPSACEGYGDFTNLVAQMEVDSTNELTVTTGYGNQYIVVWVDFNDDFVFTPNEKVVNNYVVAPGQGSGTYTETMDLIIPAGATEGQHLMRAKSNWNNPVPEDACEETTYGETEDYTAQIGNLVGIDENIFDENGLTVLSLDNNNFDITLKTVNYSGALNLSVHNTLGQRLLFKKLENDGNGYSYKLDMSYVAKGIYLIRVGNKKDGRVKRIIVK